TTTCGGGACTGATCTCTGAGCTTTTAAATAACTCAGATTTAAAAAGAGGATTAGTGATTTTTTCTCCTATTCCTTTTTTTTTACTACCAACATTGGGCATTGAAGGCATTTTTGCGTCTTATAATAAGACAATTTATATAGCTATCTATAATATAGCAAACAGATTATTCATGCTTATTTGCATAGTACTTTTTGTAGTACTTTTTGAGGCCTCCTATAATTACGCAATTTTGGGTTGGATTCTATCCTCTTTTGCATCATTCATTCTTGCAGCCTATTTTAAAAACATTCCTTTTAAAGGTGTGATACATGAAAAGGCAAATCTAAGCTATAAAGAAATATTTTCATACAGTTTACCTCTTGTAACTGCAAGTCTTTGGGGTATAGCTATTAAAGCAGCTGATCAGTTTTATATAAGTCGATATTTTGGAAAAGAAGTGTTTGCTGAATTTTCTAATGGCTTTATGGGATTGCCATTTGTTGGGATGATCACTGGAGCTACTTCAACCGTGCTAATGCCTCTTTTTTCTCGGTTAATGCATGAAAAATCCGATATAGAAAATGTTATTAATTTATGGAGAAATGCTCTTATTAAATCAGCGATTATTATTTATCCGATGGTCATTTTTTTTCTGTTCAATGCCAGGCCAATAATGACAATACTTTATGGAGTTAGCTATATAAATTCAGCAATTTATTTTCAAATAGCTATGCTCGTAAATTTATTTAACATTATTGTTTTTACTCCACTGATATTGTCGATGGGGAAGACAAAATTTTATTCAAGGTTGCACATGATTTTTGCATTTGCTGTTTGGGCATTGGAGTATATGGCGATTTTGATTTTTAATTCGCCAATTGCCATTGCCATTATATCAATTATCGCTTCTATAAGCATAGTGATAGTCATGCTTAAATATGTCTCATCGTTAATTGACACGAAACTCATAAAGTTATTTCCAGTGGTAAAATTAAGTATCATTGCATGTCATTGCACTTGTGTAATGATGATCATTTATGAAGCCATTGGTCTGGTTTTTCAAGATTTGCATGATTTTCTTTCGGTAATATTAAATTTTATTGGATATTTTATACTATTGGTTGTTAGTCAAAGATTGTTCAAATTGAATTATTTGTCTGTAGTCAAAGTTTTTACCATATCTCGCCGATAATAGCTGATTTTATGAAATTTAAGGAAGATTTAAGGCTCATCCGATTAATGCGTACTCAGACTGATGAATTGCCAGGATTTTCAGTTTAAAGAATTCTTTGTCCCTGAAGCCATAAGATTGTCGTTGAAGTGTTTTGATTTTGTTGTTAGTCCCCTCTAATGGGCCGGTTGAGATACGATAATCATAATATGCCAATATACCGGTTCGATGAGCTGAAATCGTGTTGGAAAATTTTGCAAGCATTCTGATGTCGGATTTTCGTGCTTTGGCAACCCAGTGGGACAGTAGCTTTTTAGCCTCGGACTTGGAAGATTGATTCCAGATCTGTCTGAGCTCTTCTTTCATATAATAAGCTGTCGCCAATGGTTTGTTGATTCTAAGGGCCTCTTCCAAGTGTTCTCGTTCTCTGTTCTTTTCAATCAGGTTGTCGGGATTTTTCAACAAGAGCCACCTGGTGCCTTTCAGGATTTGCTTTTCCTGGGCATCTTTTGTTTCATGATATAGCTGCCTTCGGAATTCTGATAGTCTGTCATTAAAATACTTGATGACATGAAAATGATCAAATACCACGGTGGCCGTGGGCAGATTGCATCTGACCGCTTCAATGTAGGCTGGTGACATATCGATAGAGACCGCCTCAATACAAGCGCCCGATTTTTTCAATGAAGGCCAAAAGGGATCCAAGGCGTCGGCACCTTTGCCATCTCCAATAAATACAACTACTCCAACTAGTAGATCATAGACAATGGTTAGATATTTGTGTGTTTTGCCAATCGAGATTTCATCAATAGCCAGAAACCGTAATCCTTTGAGTCTTGGTTTTCTAAAATGTCTGTGTAAATATTCTTTTTGAATCTCTTTAACCGTATCCCAGGATAGACCCAGATGTTGAGCGACATGCTTTATGGTCGTTAGCTTGGATAATTCCAGGACATAGCGTTTGAATGAATGAGTATAGGTTTTTTTCGGATCGGCGAAGTTAA
This window of the bacterium genome carries:
- a CDS encoding ISL3 family transposase; the protein is SKDLSKLECPECRSKSLTRRGTVDRLFKTLPIGKKQILLHVPIHRIECNQCGCLKQEKINFADPKKTYTHSFKRYVLELSKLTTIKHVAQHLGLSWDTVKEIQKEYLHRHFRKPRLKGLRFLAIDEISIGKTHKYLTIVYDLLVGVVVFIGDGKGADALDPFWPSLKKSGACIEAVSIDMSPAYIEAVRCNLPTATVVFDHFHVIKYFNDRLSEFRRQLYHETKDAQEKQILKGTRWLLLKNPDNLIEKNREREHLEEALRINKPLATAYYMKEELRQIWNQSSKSEAKKLLSHWVAKARKSDIRMLAKFSNTISAHRTGILAYYDYRISTGPLEGTNNKIKTLQRQSYGFRDKEFFKLKILAIHQSEYALIG
- a CDS encoding oligosaccharide flippase family protein, coding for MIKRSSNTIQAFWVGMGTLSSFAFTIISAVILSRLLSKSEYGTYRQTLYVYHTLLVVFTLGLPRIFSYFLPRFNLNQGKDVVWSITKLLIGFGALFSFFLILFSGLISELLNNSDLKRGLVIFSPIPFFLLPTLGIEGIFASYNKTIYIAIYNIANRLFMLICIVLFVVLFEASYNYAILGWILSSFASFILAAYFKNIPFKGVIHEKANLSYKEIFSYSLPLVTASLWGIAIKAADQFYISRYFGKEVFAEFSNGFMGLPFVGMITGATSTVLMPLFSRLMHEKSDIENVINLWRNALIKSAIIIYPMVIFFLFNARPIMTILYGVSYINSAIYFQIAMLVNLFNIIVFTPLILSMGKTKFYSRLHMIFAFAVWALEYMAILIFNSPIAIAIISIIASISIVIVMLKYVSSLIDTKLIKLFPVVKLSIIACHCTCVMMIIYEAIGLVFQDLHDFLSVILNFIGYFILLVVSQRLFKLNYLSVVKVFTISRR